The Thalassotalea psychrophila genome window below encodes:
- a CDS encoding TonB-dependent receptor, with protein MKTKKTLLASIFALMFSNVHAAEETNTEQNAVTQDEEKVEGESSIELERITVTARRRNENLQVVPDTVVSIGEAEISRANITTAVDVTARIPNVSMVESLSPTSTYIMVRGITSVRNSEPAVAMIIDGVQVGSSTEMSQSFFDVEQIELLKGPQGALYGRNAIGGALIVTSKKPGDTLEGRLTTGVGNGGLFEVSGSLAVPVTDDLFFRVAGNHKSFDGLIENEHLEGVLERSNAGVVGKVQKDSMMDFQENNDFRAQFIWEASDNTTIDYRYAQNDLTAGAMFYRNIFRLESDQDATYNVPINSNSNPVAIRTIDTNTLKIDHDFASGTLTSISNYTDTNERYGVAGENQGGSRTANVWFQAAPSVLDMINSFEPGSVDYNFFNDNLGGNANAGNFVGSDQQYDVQTFSQDLRFVSDTDGDLSYVAGAYVLLTERADSIRATWETANGEAFDCVPAYEGGPVISDFACNGVILSTQNEQDNTAWAVYVSTDYKINDELTLTTALRYDEDEREVTRLDGPTVDTNGQGVGSTAVAGAECDSAVDPDNCAVSGSKVSETFSAWQPKASIAYVPSDQFTYYGTYARGFRSGGFNASGALLTDSYKEEILDSYELGLKASLYDNRIRASAAVFYQDYENVQQFEFDGNVFVQSLYNIPESTITGLEGNIEFAATEDLTLYAAFGIMDSEINKFDEGIRDNLEEQLNARISNALPIPTETQVAFDKNFKGEKLPNFAHQTANIGIQHNMPLSNDSYLITRIDYNYSSDRQWWIDGQDHQDDLGLLDASIGLEFSQGFEIRAWCKNCTDETYDSEYSPTERELFGGPAKDLAYPGKERTFGVKVDYSF; from the coding sequence ATGAAAACTAAAAAAACACTTTTGGCTTCAATATTTGCACTGATGTTCTCTAATGTTCATGCTGCTGAAGAAACCAATACCGAACAGAATGCAGTAACGCAAGATGAAGAAAAAGTTGAAGGCGAATCGAGCATTGAATTAGAAAGAATAACAGTTACAGCTCGTCGTCGTAATGAAAACTTACAAGTAGTACCTGATACTGTTGTATCGATAGGTGAAGCAGAAATTAGTCGAGCCAATATCACAACTGCTGTCGATGTTACTGCTCGTATTCCTAATGTATCAATGGTTGAATCGCTTAGCCCTACCTCAACTTATATTATGGTTCGAGGTATTACTTCTGTTCGAAATTCAGAGCCAGCGGTTGCCATGATTATTGATGGTGTACAAGTGGGCAGCTCCACAGAAATGTCGCAATCATTTTTTGATGTTGAGCAAATTGAATTACTAAAAGGACCACAAGGCGCACTTTATGGGCGTAATGCCATTGGTGGTGCATTAATCGTTACTTCTAAAAAACCAGGTGACACTCTAGAAGGTAGGTTAACCACGGGGGTTGGTAATGGTGGTTTATTTGAGGTGTCGGGTTCTTTGGCTGTTCCAGTTACCGATGACCTGTTTTTTCGTGTTGCGGGTAACCATAAATCGTTTGATGGCCTTATTGAAAATGAACACTTAGAAGGTGTTCTTGAACGAAGTAATGCCGGTGTTGTCGGTAAAGTTCAAAAAGACTCAATGATGGACTTTCAAGAAAATAATGATTTTCGCGCCCAATTTATTTGGGAAGCAAGTGATAATACCACCATTGATTATCGCTATGCACAAAATGATCTTACCGCTGGAGCAATGTTTTATCGAAATATATTTCGCTTAGAAAGTGATCAAGATGCAACTTATAATGTGCCGATCAACTCTAATTCTAATCCAGTGGCAATTCGCACAATTGATACCAACACGTTAAAAATTGATCATGATTTTGCATCAGGCACATTAACGTCTATCAGTAATTATACTGACACGAATGAACGCTATGGTGTTGCGGGTGAAAACCAAGGTGGTAGCAGAACGGCTAACGTATGGTTCCAAGCAGCTCCTTCTGTTCTAGATATGATTAACAGCTTTGAGCCTGGCTCAGTTGATTATAACTTTTTTAACGATAATTTAGGCGGCAACGCTAACGCAGGAAATTTTGTTGGTAGTGATCAACAATATGATGTGCAGACTTTTTCGCAAGATTTACGTTTTGTTTCTGATACTGATGGCGATTTAAGTTATGTTGCCGGTGCTTATGTACTATTAACCGAACGTGCTGATAGTATAAGAGCAACCTGGGAAACCGCTAATGGCGAAGCTTTTGACTGTGTACCTGCCTATGAAGGTGGACCAGTCATTAGTGACTTCGCCTGTAACGGTGTGATTTTATCGACTCAAAATGAACAAGACAACACGGCTTGGGCGGTTTATGTTAGTACCGATTATAAAATAAATGACGAGTTAACACTAACCACAGCGCTTCGATACGATGAAGATGAACGAGAAGTTACTCGACTAGATGGTCCAACAGTAGATACCAATGGACAAGGTGTAGGTTCAACGGCAGTAGCAGGCGCAGAATGTGACTCAGCTGTTGACCCTGACAACTGTGCGGTATCAGGTTCAAAAGTATCTGAAACATTTTCTGCATGGCAGCCAAAAGCTTCAATAGCATATGTGCCTAGTGATCAGTTTACTTATTATGGTACATACGCTCGCGGTTTTAGAAGTGGTGGTTTTAATGCTTCTGGTGCGCTGTTAACTGATAGCTACAAAGAAGAAATACTTGATAGTTATGAGCTTGGTCTTAAAGCAAGCCTGTACGATAATCGTATTAGAGCTAGCGCCGCCGTTTTTTATCAAGATTATGAAAACGTGCAACAATTTGAATTTGATGGCAATGTCTTTGTGCAAAGTTTATACAACATCCCTGAAAGTACTATTACGGGCTTAGAAGGTAATATTGAATTTGCTGCGACTGAAGATTTAACCTTATATGCCGCATTTGGTATTATGGACTCCGAAATCAATAAATTTGATGAAGGTATTCGTGACAATTTGGAAGAACAGCTAAATGCAAGAATTTCAAATGCTTTACCCATTCCTACTGAAACTCAAGTAGCTTTTGACAAAAACTTCAAGGGAGAAAAACTACCTAATTTTGCTCATCAAACAGCTAATATCGGTATTCAGCATAATATGCCTTTATCTAACGATAGCTATTTAATTACGCGAATCGACTATAACTACTCAAGTGATAGACAGTGGTGGATAGATGGTCAAGATCATCAAGATGACCTTGGTCTATTGGATGCGAGTATTGGTTTAGAATTTTCACAAGGTTTTGAAATCCGTGCATGGTGTAAAAACTGTACCGATGAAACCTATGATTCTGAATATTCACCTACTGAACGTGAACTTTTTGGTGGACCAGCTAAAGATCTTGCCTATCCGGGTAAGGAGCGAACTTTTGGGGTGAAAGTTGATTATAGCTTTTAG
- a CDS encoding LacI family DNA-binding transcriptional regulator, with protein MSASKRTRIKDVAEKAGVSTMTVSRVLNQDPKVSDAKRALVMKTVKELDYRPNVAARRLASKKSFFIGLLYFDDLDTSYLSKFIIRGLKVCRSTSHHLIVDEVEDTDKSLASVNDLIDVTQVDGLILLPPICNDAKLLALLQKANVSFVRISPDTQLNLSPYICMDDYQASFELTEILIKQGHTKIGHIIGNPNQGVSRLRYQGYLDALRSNQINVPPSYIEQGLFTVESGLTAAKKMLSLDDKPTAIFAANDAMAAGVLSAAHINGISVPEELSIAGFDDGHLAVSVSPNLTTVRQPIQQMAELAINLIISGEFSDLSKANSRNFRNVLDFEIVERESTKIIK; from the coding sequence ATGTCAGCCTCAAAACGTACGAGAATAAAAGATGTAGCAGAAAAGGCTGGAGTATCGACTATGACTGTATCCCGCGTTCTTAATCAAGATCCAAAAGTAAGTGATGCGAAGCGAGCTTTAGTGATGAAAACTGTCAAGGAGTTGGACTATAGACCTAATGTTGCTGCGCGTAGACTTGCAAGTAAAAAATCTTTCTTTATAGGTTTATTATACTTTGATGATTTAGATACGTCTTACCTTAGTAAATTCATTATACGTGGTTTAAAAGTATGTCGTTCGACGAGTCACCATTTAATTGTCGATGAAGTTGAAGATACAGATAAATCACTTGCTTCTGTTAATGATCTCATTGATGTAACGCAAGTTGATGGGTTAATATTATTACCACCAATTTGTAACGATGCCAAATTGCTTGCGTTACTACAAAAAGCTAATGTTTCTTTTGTTCGAATATCTCCTGATACCCAATTGAACTTATCTCCATATATTTGTATGGATGACTATCAAGCAAGCTTTGAATTAACTGAGATTTTAATTAAGCAAGGCCATACCAAAATTGGCCATATTATTGGTAATCCAAATCAAGGCGTGAGTCGTTTGCGTTATCAAGGCTATTTAGATGCGCTTCGTTCAAATCAAATTAATGTCCCCCCTAGTTACATCGAGCAAGGTTTGTTTACTGTAGAATCAGGTTTAACAGCGGCTAAAAAAATGCTGTCATTAGATGATAAACCTACTGCAATATTTGCTGCTAACGACGCGATGGCGGCGGGAGTTTTATCCGCTGCACATATAAATGGAATTTCTGTACCTGAAGAATTATCTATTGCGGGTTTTGATGATGGCCACCTTGCTGTTTCGGTATCACCAAACCTAACAACGGTAAGACAACCCATTCAGCAAATGGCCGAGCTTGCTATTAATTTGATTATTTCAGGTGAATTTTCAGATCTATCAAAGGCAAATAGTCGAAATTTTCGAAATGTCCTAGATTTTGAAATTGTCGAACGTGAATCTACAAAAATAATTAAATAG
- a CDS encoding SDR family oxidoreductase, producing the protein MANSNTAVKVALVTGGNGGIGFAIAKQLAEQGIRVIITGRDVEKLKHAVNELKQQELNVEGVLLDVTSEQQCQNLIDDIDVNYGCLDILINNAGIAIDQWQSGLTIAKDVVEQTMTTNVYGPLSLMQAALPIMKRQKYGRIVNISSELASFNTMEMGMTLAYRMSKAALNSMTKILALELADYPNIKINAAAPGWVKTALGGEDAPLSPEQGADTPVWLATLDADGPNGGFFRERNPYPW; encoded by the coding sequence ATGGCAAATAGCAATACTGCTGTAAAAGTGGCGTTAGTAACTGGTGGAAATGGTGGCATTGGATTTGCTATCGCCAAACAATTAGCCGAACAGGGTATTAGGGTCATTATTACCGGCAGAGATGTAGAAAAGCTCAAACATGCGGTTAATGAACTTAAGCAACAAGAACTGAACGTTGAAGGTGTATTACTTGATGTTACTAGTGAGCAGCAATGCCAAAACCTAATTGATGATATTGATGTAAATTATGGCTGCTTGGATATTCTCATTAACAATGCCGGGATCGCTATTGATCAATGGCAAAGTGGTTTAACGATAGCAAAAGATGTTGTCGAGCAAACCATGACAACCAATGTTTATGGACCGCTCTCATTAATGCAAGCTGCTTTACCAATAATGAAACGGCAAAAGTATGGTCGTATCGTAAATATTTCTTCGGAGCTTGCCAGTTTTAATACAATGGAAATGGGCATGACACTCGCCTACCGAATGTCAAAGGCAGCATTGAATAGCATGACTAAAATATTAGCGCTTGAGTTAGCTGATTATCCGAACATCAAAATTAATGCTGCAGCCCCTGGCTGGGTGAAAACTGCTTTAGGTGGAGAAGATGCACCGTTATCTCCAGAACAAGGCGCTGATACCCCTGTATGGCTAGCGACCTTAGATGCCGATGGGCCCAATGGTGGTTTCTTCCGAGAGCGTAACCCTTATCCGTGGTAA
- a CDS encoding maleate cis-trans isomerase family protein — MSIDYYGYRKKFALLVPSTNTAVETEYHMMCPKGVVLATRGCVIPPFKVTNEEEFVGMVKAIGDATEQGLIDALTCCPDHVIFGYSAETFWDGKERSDREFAKYNTIAKEQGDCEITFGAQAIMDALKCYPGVKKIGVVTPYMPVGDNMVVKFLADIGYEVVRIQGHNSPGPVDIAFESFGKTRQLIKEVDGDDIDLILQAGTNLHFVELAAQLEQELGKPVLAINALTFWHALRSNGIPDRIEGFGSLLAEHIAIPE, encoded by the coding sequence ATGTCTATCGATTATTATGGCTACCGCAAAAAATTCGCATTATTAGTACCAAGTACCAATACCGCGGTTGAAACTGAATATCATATGATGTGCCCGAAAGGGGTCGTATTGGCAACTCGCGGCTGTGTTATTCCTCCATTTAAAGTGACCAATGAAGAAGAATTTGTTGGTATGGTGAAAGCCATTGGTGATGCTACCGAGCAAGGCTTAATTGACGCCCTAACCTGTTGCCCTGACCATGTGATTTTTGGCTATTCAGCAGAAACATTTTGGGATGGTAAAGAACGTTCTGATCGTGAATTTGCTAAATATAATACTATTGCAAAAGAACAAGGTGACTGTGAAATTACCTTTGGTGCACAAGCTATTATGGATGCATTGAAATGCTACCCTGGCGTTAAAAAAATTGGTGTTGTAACACCTTATATGCCGGTTGGCGATAACATGGTAGTTAAGTTTTTAGCCGATATTGGATATGAAGTAGTACGTATTCAAGGTCACAATTCTCCAGGTCCCGTAGATATTGCCTTTGAAAGCTTTGGCAAAACTCGTCAGCTTATTAAAGAAGTTGATGGTGATGATATTGATCTAATTTTGCAAGCCGGCACTAATTTACATTTTGTAGAATTAGCGGCCCAACTTGAACAAGAGTTAGGCAAGCCAGTATTAGCAATTAATGCCTTAACATTTTGGCATGCACTACGCTCAAATGGTATTCCTGATCGAATTGAAGGTTTTGGTTCATTATTAGCAGAACACATTGCAATTCCAGAGTAA
- a CDS encoding isocitrate lyase/PEP mutase family protein has translation MTPQQQLKQLLARAGVIKAPGVFDGLSARLVQSQGFELAFVSGAGIAFSRFGVADIGLVSMSEVAATISAIREYNDIPLAVDIDTGFGNAVNTQRTVKVLEQAGATAMQMEDQLMPKRCGHMKGKQVVPAAEMVGKIHAFVDARTNDNTLLIARTDALGVNGFDDAMERARRYVDAGADLLFIEAPKTVEQMQIIGKEFGDKIPLVHNLVEGGNSPITNSDDMAALNYKIALFPVALLHSFIPKAQDILKHIEKTGNTNTYEQPLWNLNQTNALLKAQDYLDKAEKYK, from the coding sequence ATGACACCACAACAACAGTTAAAGCAACTTCTAGCTCGTGCTGGTGTAATTAAAGCACCCGGAGTATTCGATGGCTTATCCGCCCGATTAGTGCAAAGTCAAGGTTTTGAATTGGCCTTTGTTTCTGGTGCTGGCATTGCTTTTTCTCGTTTTGGCGTTGCTGACATTGGCTTGGTATCAATGAGTGAAGTGGCAGCAACCATTTCAGCCATTCGTGAATATAATGACATCCCATTGGCCGTCGATATTGATACGGGCTTTGGTAATGCCGTTAATACTCAGCGTACGGTAAAAGTGCTAGAGCAAGCAGGTGCTACAGCGATGCAAATGGAAGACCAGTTAATGCCAAAACGTTGTGGTCATATGAAAGGAAAACAAGTTGTTCCTGCAGCTGAAATGGTTGGAAAAATTCATGCCTTTGTCGATGCACGAACTAATGATAATACGCTGTTAATTGCGCGTACTGATGCACTAGGCGTTAATGGCTTTGATGATGCTATGGAACGAGCTAGACGTTATGTTGATGCAGGAGCAGATTTACTGTTTATTGAAGCACCAAAAACAGTCGAACAAATGCAAATTATCGGTAAGGAATTTGGCGATAAAATACCTCTCGTACATAACTTAGTGGAAGGCGGTAATAGCCCCATCACTAACAGCGATGATATGGCAGCATTAAATTATAAAATCGCGCTATTTCCTGTTGCTCTACTGCATAGCTTTATTCCTAAAGCTCAGGACATTCTTAAACATATAGAGAAAACTGGCAACACCAACACGTATGAGCAACCTTTGTGGAATTTGAATCAAACCAATGCACTGCTTAAAGCGCAAGATTACTTGGATAAAGCGGAAAAATATAAGTAG